One Lysinibacillus fusiformis genomic window carries:
- a CDS encoding group-specific protein: MQKEKIRLRRIQHLAYEIMDEMNAGKESTRIDTLIPVVDNLSRAIGDLTDSVGHYSLDYVEEKVKNAHYLLFKKDKVDLHH, translated from the coding sequence ATGCAAAAAGAAAAAATACGCCTTCGAAGAATTCAACATCTTGCTTATGAAATCATGGATGAAATGAATGCAGGGAAAGAATCGACACGGATTGATACGTTAATTCCTGTGGTCGATAATTTATCCCGTGCAATTGGTGATTTAACAGATTCAGTTGGCCACTATTCGTTAGATTATGTAGAAGAAAAAGTGAAAAATGCTCATTACTTATTATTCAAGAAGGACAAAGTGGATTTGCATCATTAA
- a CDS encoding DUF1540 domain-containing protein: MAQEILCEVNNCTYWDSGNKCTAEAIYVVSQKGQQASNSEDTDCKTFTPEEH, translated from the coding sequence ATGGCACAAGAGATTTTATGTGAAGTCAATAACTGCACGTATTGGGACTCTGGAAACAAATGTACTGCAGAAGCTATTTATGTTGTTAGTCAAAAAGGTCAACAGGCTTCCAATAGTGAGGATACGGATTGTAAAACATTTACACCTGAAGAGCATTAA
- a CDS encoding GNAT family N-acetyltransferase, with amino-acid sequence MAEIKMFKSRLQAIKEIENNVMDVKMAQFDEAYAFSIKHIPGPSYNVVKGNGVCSENKLGEILNFYRGRDIAVRIDLAPQFVNATSLKKYHEAGLYQSDFHATLYCNLDSEVREMADHSSIKIRQITESEFNNYGKIYVEGFDMPAFLAENVARNNKVLHDKPGWSFYIASLNNEDVGIGSLFIKNGTAILAASAIKPSARNQGVHQALIKFRIHAAIKQNCDLMIGHAKFASISQNNMERCGLKMAYTKSIWIEAN; translated from the coding sequence ATGGCAGAAATAAAGATGTTCAAATCAAGATTGCAGGCCATCAAAGAAATTGAAAATAATGTCATGGACGTGAAAATGGCTCAATTTGATGAGGCGTATGCTTTTTCTATCAAACATATACCGGGCCCTTCTTATAATGTAGTGAAGGGCAATGGCGTTTGCTCAGAAAATAAGTTGGGGGAAATATTAAATTTTTATAGAGGAAGAGATATAGCCGTTCGCATTGATCTCGCGCCTCAATTTGTTAACGCTACGTCGTTAAAAAAATACCATGAAGCAGGACTCTATCAGAGTGATTTTCATGCAACGTTATACTGTAATCTAGATAGTGAAGTAAGAGAAATGGCAGATCATTCTTCCATAAAGATAAGACAAATAACTGAAAGTGAATTTAATAATTATGGGAAGATTTATGTGGAAGGCTTTGATATGCCAGCCTTTTTAGCAGAAAATGTCGCTCGAAATAACAAAGTATTACATGATAAGCCAGGTTGGTCGTTTTATATTGCTTCGCTGAATAATGAGGACGTTGGCATTGGTTCTTTATTTATAAAGAATGGGACGGCTATTTTAGCTGCGTCTGCTATAAAACCAAGTGCCCGGAATCAAGGTGTTCATCAAGCATTAATCAAATTTCGTATCCATGCAGCTATCAAGCAAAATTGTGACTTAATGATTGGTCATGCAAAATTTGCTTCTATAAGTCAAAATAATATGGAGCGTTGTGGATTAAAGATGGCTTACACCAAAAGTATATGGATAGAAGCAAATTAA
- a CDS encoding ABC transporter permease, translating into MIGKLLTADFLKIKRKGLWFLTALGPIGVVALQMVNYGIRKDYLLQQSEDDWGYYLLNVHSFTPLALVLGIAILTSFIASIENETNAWKQLIALPVSKLTVYLSKFTVLATLLLLSSTLLMVFTCAYGMFLDLGESVPYMELAKFSYYPYFAALPILALQLWIASVSHNQGIPITVGIFGVIFAYSAYVLPDWMIWKWPSLMNEWDEPIINVLFGLAVGIILYIIGMIDFARRDVK; encoded by the coding sequence ATGATTGGAAAACTGTTGACGGCTGATTTTTTGAAAATTAAACGAAAAGGATTATGGTTTTTAACAGCTTTAGGTCCTATTGGTGTTGTTGCACTTCAAATGGTCAATTACGGAATCAGGAAAGACTATTTGTTACAGCAAAGCGAGGATGATTGGGGCTACTATTTATTAAATGTCCATTCTTTTACACCGCTTGCCCTTGTACTAGGTATCGCAATTTTAACATCTTTTATAGCAAGCATCGAAAATGAGACAAATGCCTGGAAGCAATTAATAGCCTTACCTGTCTCTAAATTAACTGTGTATTTATCAAAATTTACGGTATTGGCAACATTGTTACTGCTGTCTTCCACGCTATTAATGGTATTTACATGTGCTTATGGCATGTTTTTAGATTTGGGTGAAAGTGTACCCTATATGGAGCTAGCTAAGTTTAGTTATTATCCATACTTTGCAGCATTACCGATATTGGCATTACAGCTCTGGATTGCGAGTGTTAGTCATAACCAGGGAATTCCCATAACAGTAGGGATTTTTGGCGTGATTTTTGCATATTCTGCGTACGTTTTGCCAGATTGGATGATTTGGAAGTGGCCGTCATTAATGAATGAATGGGATGAACCCATCATCAATGTACTGTTCGGTCTTGCTGTAGGAATTATTTTGTACATTATTGGGATGATTGATTTTGCAAGAAGGGACGTGAAATAA
- a CDS encoding erythromycin esterase family protein yields the protein MVFSKKSVLFVTAIILSFLLVGCGDGEAIKGASQYATAIEDIDIPDGVKVIGFGEATHGNIEFQMLKKDVFQALIDNENVRVFVLEGDFGGAQQINQFILNGAGTAEEAVRALDYGIYRTEQMIEFVQWMHDYNKTTDEKDKVYFYGNDMQRYDYSKQGVLHYYEVVNNDMAKQYVTQLAHVTNETMRELTNSELKELNEIIDSIMIDLQLNKASYIKQSSNDDFTFALQYAQIMKQRTQLFLNDSDYMDLRDEYLANNLQWIVEYEAGRGHDKVLMSAHNGHIEKTSASMAGYKSMGQYLNELYGEAYFAIGTDFGSNTFQAQNAGSGKRKNYTLEHHNELVDAFSEVKDNIFYVDFEKASDSAALSDIFTKEQRMGNIGDDFRPWYKLSKMLYTIKMTPAEAYDGIIIVKEATATTVME from the coding sequence ATGGTATTTTCTAAAAAGAGTGTTTTATTCGTTACAGCAATCATTCTATCGTTTTTATTAGTAGGATGCGGGGATGGTGAAGCCATTAAGGGTGCTTCACAATATGCTACGGCAATTGAAGATATTGATATACCGGATGGTGTAAAAGTAATTGGATTTGGTGAAGCAACGCATGGAAACATTGAATTTCAGATGTTGAAGAAAGATGTATTTCAAGCACTAATTGACAATGAAAATGTCCGTGTCTTTGTGTTAGAAGGCGATTTTGGTGGTGCACAGCAAATCAATCAGTTTATTTTGAATGGTGCTGGAACAGCGGAAGAGGCTGTGAGAGCTCTTGATTATGGCATATATCGAACTGAACAAATGATTGAATTTGTTCAGTGGATGCATGACTATAACAAGACGACGGATGAAAAAGATAAAGTATATTTTTACGGTAATGATATGCAACGTTATGACTACAGTAAGCAAGGCGTTTTACATTATTATGAAGTGGTTAACAACGATATGGCAAAGCAATATGTAACACAGCTGGCACACGTTACTAATGAGACAATGCGAGAGTTAACTAACAGTGAACTGAAGGAACTAAATGAAATCATTGATTCTATTATGATAGATTTACAGTTAAATAAGGCATCCTATATCAAGCAATCATCTAATGATGACTTTACTTTTGCCTTACAATACGCACAAATCATGAAACAACGTACGCAATTGTTTTTAAATGATAGTGATTATATGGATCTGCGGGATGAATATTTAGCAAACAACTTGCAGTGGATTGTTGAATATGAAGCGGGGCGAGGCCATGATAAGGTCCTTATGTCAGCACATAACGGACACATCGAGAAAACATCTGCATCAATGGCAGGCTATAAATCAATGGGGCAGTACTTAAATGAATTATACGGAGAGGCGTATTTTGCTATTGGAACGGACTTTGGTAGCAATACGTTTCAGGCACAAAACGCAGGGTCAGGTAAGCGAAAAAACTATACACTAGAGCATCATAATGAATTAGTGGACGCATTTAGTGAGGTAAAGGACAATATTTTCTACGTAGACTTTGAAAAAGCTAGTGACTCGGCTGCGTTATCGGATATTTTTACGAAAGAGCAAAGAATGGGCAATATAGGTGATGATTTCCGCCCTTGGTATAAGTTATCGAAGATGCTTTATACAATTAAAATGACACCAGCTGAAGCATACGATGGCATTATAATTGTGAAAGAAGCAACAGCAACGACAGTTATGGAGTAA
- a CDS encoding aldo/keto reductase, whose protein sequence is MINNLQDTITLQNGLAMPGMGLGVFQVENDATAEIVKNAIEVGYRSIDTAAIYGNEVGVGEGIKQALASTSLKREDLFITSKVWNNGLGYDETIAAYEESLRKLGLDYLDLYLIHWPGKNKYTEAWKALENLYEEGKIKAIGVCNFNVSHLQDLLKTARITPVINQVEFHPRLQQTELRSFCMEHRIQLEAWAPLMQGGLLEDETISKIAEKYGKSNTQVILRWDIQNGIVTIPKSVRKERMIQNADIFDFSLTDEEVALIQAMNLDKRVGPDPDEFDFVM, encoded by the coding sequence ATGATAAATAATTTACAAGATACAATCACATTACAAAACGGCTTAGCAATGCCAGGTATGGGATTAGGTGTATTTCAAGTTGAAAACGACGCTACCGCGGAAATCGTAAAAAATGCAATTGAGGTTGGTTACCGCAGCATTGATACGGCAGCTATTTATGGCAATGAAGTAGGAGTTGGTGAGGGTATTAAACAAGCATTAGCATCTACTAGTTTAAAACGTGAGGATTTATTTATTACATCAAAAGTATGGAATAATGGCCTAGGCTATGATGAGACAATCGCAGCATACGAAGAGAGCTTACGAAAATTAGGATTAGATTACTTAGATCTCTATCTCATTCACTGGCCAGGTAAAAATAAATATACGGAAGCTTGGAAAGCACTAGAGAATTTATACGAAGAAGGAAAAATTAAAGCAATCGGTGTATGTAATTTCAATGTATCACATTTACAAGATTTATTAAAAACAGCTCGCATCACACCTGTCATAAATCAAGTAGAATTCCATCCACGATTACAACAAACAGAGCTACGTTCATTTTGCATGGAGCACAGAATTCAACTGGAAGCTTGGGCTCCATTGATGCAGGGCGGACTTCTTGAGGATGAGACGATCTCAAAAATAGCAGAAAAATATGGGAAATCAAATACACAAGTTATTTTACGTTGGGATATCCAAAATGGTATCGTAACCATTCCAAAATCAGTACGTAAAGAGCGTATGATTCAAAATGCTGACATCTTCGACTTCAGCTTAACCGATGAAGAAGTAGCGTTAATTCAAGCAATGAATTTAGACAAACGTGTTGGACCAGACCCCGATGAATTTGATTTCGTCATGTAA
- a CDS encoding VOC family protein — protein MNRLNLITLGVKDMVESLTFYRDGLGFEVFVYGDESSPDVIFFNNAGTKISLFQIDRLVKDINEENPPQIGDSFAGITLAYNGKSREEVDEVFVSAEKAGAKIVKKPEVVFWGGYSGYFQDPNGFYWEIAYGDSWEFDENDMLIISEN, from the coding sequence ATGAACCGTTTAAATTTAATAACTTTAGGTGTTAAAGATATGGTAGAGTCACTAACGTTTTATCGGGATGGACTTGGGTTTGAAGTGTTTGTATATGGAGATGAATCAAGTCCAGATGTAATTTTCTTTAATAATGCAGGAACAAAGATTTCACTGTTTCAAATTGATCGCTTGGTAAAAGATATTAACGAAGAAAATCCACCACAAATTGGTGATAGCTTTGCAGGAATTACCCTTGCTTATAACGGTAAATCCAGAGAAGAAGTCGATGAAGTATTTGTATCAGCTGAAAAAGCAGGTGCGAAAATCGTCAAGAAGCCAGAAGTAGTATTTTGGGGTGGATATAGTGGCTATTTCCAAGATCCTAACGGTTTTTATTGGGAGATTGCGTATGGAGATAGCTGGGAATTTGATGAAAATGATATGTTGATTATTAGTGAGAATTAA
- a CDS encoding ABC transporter ATP-binding protein, translated as MEYIVQTENLSKCFGKEQAVAGLDLKIRKGEIYGFLGPNGAGKTTTIRMLLGLMKPTSGTIKIFQKDVTKERIEILSKIGSLVENPSYYPHLTAYENLEALRKILGVPKLRIDEVLAIVRLTEAANKKVKGFSLGMKQRLGIAASILHNPELLILDEPTNGLDPSGIIEIRNLIKRLPSEYGMTVVISSHLLSEIDQMATTVGIVSKGKMIFQDSIEAMRMHAQPKVLFKVNKSEQAWRSLVANGIKAECKEGQIVLDECSDEKVAQIVHILVQEGFSVYRLEEEKQSLEDIFLQMTTGEQAI; from the coding sequence ATGGAATATATCGTACAAACAGAAAACTTATCAAAATGCTTTGGTAAAGAGCAGGCTGTAGCAGGATTAGATTTGAAAATCCGTAAAGGGGAAATATACGGATTTCTAGGACCAAATGGCGCAGGGAAAACAACGACAATTCGTATGCTTTTAGGATTGATGAAACCGACATCAGGTACCATTAAAATATTTCAAAAGGATGTAACAAAGGAACGAATCGAAATATTATCGAAAATTGGCTCGTTGGTTGAAAACCCATCCTATTATCCACATTTAACAGCATATGAAAATTTAGAAGCATTAAGAAAAATTTTAGGTGTGCCAAAATTGCGCATCGATGAAGTGTTAGCAATTGTTCGTTTAACAGAGGCAGCCAATAAAAAAGTAAAAGGATTTTCGCTTGGCATGAAGCAGCGTCTAGGCATTGCCGCTTCTATTCTACATAATCCAGAGTTATTAATTTTAGATGAACCAACAAATGGACTTGATCCATCAGGGATTATCGAAATTCGAAATTTAATTAAACGACTACCTTCTGAATATGGGATGACGGTTGTTATTTCGAGTCATTTGCTATCAGAGATTGATCAAATGGCGACGACAGTTGGTATCGTTTCGAAAGGAAAAATGATTTTTCAGGATTCAATTGAAGCAATGCGTATGCATGCACAGCCAAAAGTTTTGTTTAAAGTGAATAAGAGTGAGCAAGCGTGGCGTTCGTTAGTGGCAAACGGCATAAAGGCAGAATGCAAAGAAGGGCAAATTGTACTGGATGAATGTTCCGATGAAAAAGTAGCGCAAATCGTTCATATCCTCGTGCAAGAGGGTTTTTCGGTTTATCGCTTGGAAGAAGAAAAACAATCATTGGAGGATATTTTTCTTCAAATGACAACAGGAGAACAAGCGATATGA
- a CDS encoding aminotransferase-like domain-containing protein — MLKYDFIYNQLMQQIQMGNFHAGAKLPSIRNLSLQFSCSKSTVLTALNKLETQHLIYAIPKSGYFVVDHQLPHAPAANDFIDFATSSPTWHVFPYKDFQHCINKAIDTYQTDLFRYGTPQGLPSLIVEAKKLLETYQIFTHEDNIFITSGVQQSLSLLSIMPFPNQRTTILVEQPSYHLYMDYLKTYRLPVVGIKRTAEGINLDELEQLFSTNTIKFFYTMPRLHNPLGSSYSKKGKYGIHKLANKYDVYIVEDDYLADFEQNSKMDPLFTEDLEERVIYLKSFSKIMFPGLRIGLAVLPRALISTFQQYKNTTDIDSSMISQAALELYLKSGMFDRYQLKVSEDYTKRGNALQHSLKKHLPMYKTATDICMHSHIILPKEVNMSNLMQQLTQQHVLLDSIDRNYLDGFFRERILKLNISNVEEQKIDMGIKEIAIALTNMNNYYS, encoded by the coding sequence ATGCTCAAATATGACTTTATCTACAATCAATTAATGCAACAAATACAAATGGGTAACTTTCATGCTGGTGCAAAATTGCCCTCTATCCGAAATCTATCCCTTCAATTTTCTTGTAGTAAAAGTACCGTTCTAACAGCTTTAAATAAACTCGAAACTCAACATTTAATCTATGCAATCCCTAAAAGTGGTTATTTTGTTGTGGATCATCAACTACCACATGCACCAGCAGCAAATGATTTTATAGATTTTGCGACCTCATCACCAACTTGGCATGTATTTCCTTACAAAGATTTTCAGCACTGTATAAACAAAGCCATTGATACCTATCAAACGGACTTATTTCGGTATGGAACGCCGCAAGGCTTACCATCATTAATTGTCGAGGCTAAAAAATTGTTAGAAACGTATCAAATATTCACACATGAAGATAATATCTTCATTACTTCTGGTGTCCAACAATCGTTATCCTTGCTCAGTATTATGCCATTTCCAAATCAACGCACAACCATCTTAGTAGAACAACCGAGTTATCATCTATATATGGATTATTTGAAAACCTATAGATTACCAGTTGTAGGTATTAAACGAACAGCTGAGGGCATTAACTTAGACGAATTGGAACAACTCTTTAGTACCAATACGATTAAATTTTTTTATACCATGCCACGACTGCATAATCCATTAGGTTCTTCTTATAGTAAAAAGGGGAAATATGGTATTCACAAACTAGCTAATAAATATGATGTTTATATCGTTGAAGACGATTATTTGGCAGATTTTGAACAAAATTCGAAAATGGATCCCTTATTTACTGAGGACCTAGAGGAACGTGTGATTTATTTAAAAAGCTTTTCTAAAATTATGTTTCCTGGCCTACGCATTGGGCTAGCCGTGTTGCCTCGTGCATTAATTAGCACTTTTCAACAATATAAAAATACTACAGATATTGATAGCTCTATGATTTCACAGGCGGCCTTAGAGCTTTATTTGAAAAGTGGCATGTTTGATCGCTATCAATTAAAAGTATCTGAGGATTACACAAAGCGTGGCAATGCGCTTCAGCATTCGCTAAAAAAACATTTACCTATGTACAAAACTGCTACAGATATTTGCATGCACAGTCATATCATCTTACCTAAGGAAGTTAACATGTCAAACCTAATGCAACAATTGACACAGCAGCACGTATTATTAGATAGCATTGATCGCAATTATTTAGATGGATTTTTCCGAGAACGAATTTTAAAACTAAATATTTCGAATGTGGAAGAACAAAAAATTGACATGGGTATTAAAGAGATTGCTATCGCTCTTACTAACATGAATAACTATTATAGTTAA
- a CDS encoding ABC transporter permease, which yields MRALLQAEWYKLRKSKMVPIILAGPIIGLFIGLTSNLEVDSHINEWYLTLFSMNLTYALLFLPLITGVFASVICRYEHQSGGWKQLLALPVTRGKVFVAKYLLIMMLVMAMQLLYLCSIYGVGIIKGYTDPFPMEIVWKSILGGWVATLPLVALQLWMSILFKSFAAPFAVNVIFTLPSIFAINSERFGPYYPWAQPFSMMYIGGNTEDVFFVPWDQLLTVVGGGFIVFFLGGYLYFQRKAV from the coding sequence ATGCGCGCTTTACTGCAAGCTGAATGGTATAAATTACGAAAATCAAAAATGGTGCCAATTATTTTGGCGGGGCCGATAATAGGTCTTTTTATAGGATTAACGTCAAACCTTGAAGTTGATAGTCATATAAATGAGTGGTATCTCACGTTATTTTCAATGAATTTAACGTATGCATTATTATTTTTACCGTTGATTACAGGTGTTTTCGCCAGTGTTATTTGTAGATATGAACATCAATCCGGCGGTTGGAAACAGCTTTTAGCATTGCCTGTAACAAGAGGGAAAGTATTCGTAGCAAAATACTTATTAATTATGATGCTGGTCATGGCAATGCAATTGTTATATTTATGCTCTATATATGGTGTGGGCATCATTAAAGGCTACACAGATCCATTCCCAATGGAGATCGTTTGGAAGAGTATCCTTGGCGGATGGGTGGCTACATTACCTTTAGTTGCATTGCAGTTGTGGATGTCTATACTGTTTAAGAGTTTTGCCGCACCATTTGCTGTAAACGTTATTTTTACGTTGCCTTCCATATTTGCAATAAATTCTGAACGATTTGGACCTTACTATCCATGGGCGCAACCCTTTTCAATGATGTATATAGGTGGGAATACAGAGGATGTATTCTTTGTACCTTGGGATCAATTATTAACAGTAGTAGGGGGAGGATTCATTGTATTTTTTCTTGGAGGTTATTTGTATTTCCAACGAAAAGCAGTATAA
- a CDS encoding response regulator transcription factor — MFRILYIEDEKEIGQWVTKELTERGFEVRWLESGEGVEQYIGFADVVILDVMLPGLDGFSIGKRIKRENSELPILMLSARTAVEDKIEGLNFADDYLTKPFHPDELVARVEVLLRRYQKNDDVLELQHLKIHTKEMRVINSNDNEEIQLTGKQFYLFQYFIRHLNQILTKEQLYEGVWGEAYIEGDKTLMVHVRYLREKIELNPAKPMIIETIRGIGYRVKL; from the coding sequence TTGTTTCGTATATTGTACATAGAAGATGAGAAAGAAATTGGGCAATGGGTGACAAAGGAGTTAACAGAAAGAGGGTTTGAGGTAAGATGGCTAGAGTCTGGCGAAGGGGTTGAGCAGTACATAGGATTTGCAGATGTTGTTATTTTGGATGTGATGCTACCTGGATTAGATGGGTTTTCTATCGGGAAAAGAATCAAGAGGGAAAATAGTGAATTACCCATTTTAATGCTTTCCGCACGCACTGCGGTAGAGGACAAAATCGAGGGACTAAACTTCGCAGATGATTATTTAACAAAACCATTCCATCCGGATGAACTAGTAGCGCGTGTGGAGGTTTTACTAAGGCGATATCAAAAGAATGATGATGTATTAGAGCTTCAGCACCTAAAAATACATACCAAAGAGATGCGAGTTATAAATAGTAATGACAATGAGGAAATCCAATTAACAGGCAAGCAATTTTATTTATTTCAATATTTTATTCGCCATTTAAATCAAATACTAACAAAGGAACAGCTTTATGAAGGGGTTTGGGGAGAAGCTTACATAGAAGGTGATAAAACTTTGATGGTGCATGTCCGATATTTACGAGAAAAAATAGAGCTGAATCCAGCTAAGCCGATGATTATTGAAACGATTCGTGGTATTGGTTATAGGGTAAAACTATGA
- a CDS encoding sensor histidine kinase, whose translation MKFFRSLLAKYMLIILLALSIVQIAYFVLALFIMGVAKTEEGINKTRYGEDSNKNVIEEKWHAEANKIKAIELEVVEQLFENWRGKYPEASMFWIGEDGTLLKEVNVKEQLPSEWTPAYTTKFIKERYDGDPFTVIAFLGEDETNGFIVLEIPRLVLNPPLKNVYQQYGTFVFLGVICIIIFFVSISFLFFRGIRKRLLKLQDAMEIRDVDGIPIEMHVKKKDEIGQLELSFNRMVCELRESKNREQKEEQLRRELIANLSHDLRTPLTKVRAQTYSISKEELSDEGKHAVKALETSIVNIDGLIENLMSYTLLMASKYKFEPKETNIIRFVREHMTTWYLVFEKEGFEIDVELNSFEENKWLVDPLWLGRIFDNFFQNVLRHASSGQYIGVKTESTEHHDAFVISDCGKGMNNESNAKGAGIGLSIVDIMVKGMDLEWEITSSASGTIIKIKKQKGLSK comes from the coding sequence ATGAAATTTTTCCGATCATTATTAGCGAAATATATGCTTATTATTTTATTAGCATTGTCTATTGTTCAAATAGCGTACTTTGTCCTTGCTTTATTTATAATGGGGGTTGCTAAAACAGAGGAAGGTATTAATAAAACTCGATACGGCGAAGACTCCAATAAAAATGTAATTGAGGAGAAATGGCATGCTGAAGCAAATAAAATAAAAGCTATTGAACTTGAAGTAGTCGAACAACTTTTCGAAAACTGGAGGGGAAAGTATCCTGAAGCCTCCATGTTTTGGATCGGCGAAGATGGGACATTATTAAAAGAGGTTAATGTTAAAGAGCAACTACCCTCAGAATGGACACCAGCATATACGACTAAGTTTATAAAGGAACGATATGACGGAGATCCCTTTACAGTCATTGCATTTCTTGGAGAAGATGAAACGAATGGCTTTATTGTTTTAGAAATTCCTAGATTAGTATTGAATCCACCACTGAAGAATGTTTATCAGCAATATGGCACCTTTGTATTTTTAGGTGTTATTTGTATCATCATATTTTTTGTTAGTATCTCTTTTTTATTTTTTAGGGGGATTCGAAAACGTTTATTAAAGCTACAGGACGCGATGGAAATACGTGATGTAGATGGAATACCTATTGAGATGCATGTAAAAAAGAAGGATGAGATTGGGCAGCTCGAGCTAAGTTTTAATCGCATGGTGTGTGAGCTTAGGGAAAGTAAAAATCGTGAGCAAAAGGAAGAACAATTGCGGAGGGAATTAATTGCTAATCTATCTCATGATTTACGCACCCCTTTAACGAAAGTACGGGCGCAAACATATTCCATTAGTAAAGAGGAATTATCAGATGAAGGAAAACATGCTGTTAAAGCTCTAGAAACATCGATTGTTAATATTGATGGATTGATCGAAAATTTAATGTCGTATACGTTACTAATGGCTAGTAAATATAAATTCGAACCAAAAGAAACCAATATTATACGATTTGTACGAGAGCATATGACTACGTGGTATCTTGTTTTTGAAAAGGAAGGCTTTGAAATAGATGTAGAGCTAAACTCATTTGAGGAGAATAAATGGCTAGTGGATCCGCTTTGGTTAGGGCGTATATTCGATAATTTCTTCCAAAATGTGTTGCGCCATGCAAGCAGTGGGCAATATATTGGCGTAAAAACAGAGTCGACAGAGCACCATGATGCATTCGTCATTTCGGATTGCGGAAAAGGAATGAACAATGAATCCAATGCAAAAGGTGCAGGCATTGGTTTATCCATTGTTGACATAATGGTGAAGGGCATGGACCTAGAGTGGGAGATTACGTCAAGTGCATCTGGCACCATCATTAAAATAAAAAAACAAAAGGGTTTGTCCAAATAA
- a CDS encoding DMT family transporter: MAEKRMAYMAAIIYSFIIGLSFMFVKMTLTVASPMDTLAHRFTIAMMGVTVLVLVKREKLKINIYDLLQILPLALLYPIAFFTFQVFGLARISSSEAGVIHATVPIFTLVLASILLKEKTTRGQFVFISLSVLGVIFMLFMNGVSANTANIIGSCFILLSAIATSLYNVFARKLTQQYSLVTLTYVMTLCGFLVFNGIAVGNHVVNGTIDQFFLPFTHVDFVIAILYLSILSSLVTSYLSNYALSKMEASKMSVFSNFATLITIVAGVIFLQETFHLYHLLGAIAIIIGVVGTNLLGSGRKRNEKI; the protein is encoded by the coding sequence ATGGCAGAAAAAAGAATGGCCTATATGGCAGCAATTATTTATTCATTTATTATTGGACTTTCGTTTATGTTCGTCAAAATGACATTAACTGTCGCAAGTCCAATGGATACACTTGCACATCGGTTTACGATTGCAATGATGGGTGTGACCGTTTTAGTACTTGTTAAACGAGAAAAATTAAAAATCAATATCTATGATTTATTGCAAATTTTACCCTTAGCGTTATTATACCCAATCGCTTTTTTCACTTTCCAAGTGTTTGGGTTGGCTCGTATATCCTCCTCAGAAGCGGGCGTTATTCATGCAACTGTTCCTATTTTTACATTAGTCCTTGCCAGTATTTTATTGAAGGAAAAAACTACACGTGGACAGTTTGTCTTTATAAGTTTATCGGTACTTGGTGTTATCTTCATGCTCTTTATGAATGGAGTGAGCGCTAATACAGCGAATATTATCGGTAGCTGCTTCATATTACTGTCCGCGATAGCTACATCGTTATATAACGTTTTTGCTAGAAAGTTGACACAACAATACTCATTAGTGACATTAACATATGTCATGACATTATGTGGATTTCTTGTGTTTAACGGCATAGCAGTCGGTAATCATGTAGTAAACGGTACGATCGATCAATTCTTTCTACCCTTTACGCATGTTGACTTTGTAATAGCTATTTTATATTTAAGTATTTTATCGTCACTCGTTACATCTTATCTTTCGAATTATGCTTTATCAAAAATGGAAGCATCAAAAATGAGTGTTTTTAGTAATTTTGCCACACTCATTACGATAGTTGCTGGCGTTATCTTTTTGCAAGAGACATTTCATCTATATCATTTACTTGGCGCTATTGCCATTATTATTGGAGTTGTAGGAACTAATCTTTTGGGAAGTGGGAGAAAACGCAATGAGAAAATATAG